From one Lycium ferocissimum isolate CSIRO_LF1 chromosome 7, AGI_CSIRO_Lferr_CH_V1, whole genome shotgun sequence genomic stretch:
- the LOC132065471 gene encoding acylsugar acyltransferase 3-like encodes MVESTLLSQKIIKPSSPTPSSLRCHNLSFLDQITKSTYVPVASFYSKPTNYNIIQISHILENSLSKVLSSYYPFAGKIMNNKYVDCNDIGAEYFNVRVNCPMSKVLNNLNNDAIKVAFPQDLPWGSCTSSLDQSPLVVQLSHFDCGGIAVSVCISHKVADGYSLYKFLNDWAATARDDQLDFKPSPQFGVINTLYPPMDDPPPESEIESEPQQCVSRMFHFSSSNLGRLKDIVVKGSGVQNPTRVEVATALLHKCGVLASSTSAENHPAGMFKPSLLVHIMNLRPPLPLKAIGNAVSSFSVTATMKDEIHVPIFVDKLRKAKQHSRDKFRDIKPNQLFSHSLERSKEAAEMLKSNDIYFCSSHCNFGLYTIDFGWGRPIRVTPTSYPRQNGVIFLDDQSGEGINVLINLAEADMLIFQRDEELLEFASPIHQSPQ; translated from the coding sequence atggtgGAATCAACACTTCTTTCCCAAAAGATCATCAAGCCCTCTTCCCCTACCCCTTCTTCCCTTAGATGTCACAATCTTTCTTTCCTTGATCAAATTACTAAATCTACATATGTACCAGTGGCCTCCTTCTACTCCAAACCTACAAATTACAACATAATCCAAATATCACACATTCTTGAAAACTCCCTTTCAAAAGTATTATCCTCTTATTATCCCTTTGCGGGAAAAATCATGAATAATAAATATGTCGATTGCAATGACATAGGCGCGGAGTATTTTAATGTCCGAGTCAATTGTCCAATGTCTAAAGTTCTCAACAATCTCAATAACGATGCTATAAAGGTAGCATTCCCACAAGATTTGCCTTGGGGTAGTTGTACTTCGTCCTTGGATCAAAGTCCACTAGTGGTCCAATTAAGTCATTTCGATTGTGGTGGAATAGCAGTCAGCGTATGCATATCGCACAAAGTGGCTGATGGATACAGTCTCTATAAATTCCTTAATGATTGGGCCGCCACAGCTCGAGATGATCAGTTGGATTTCAAACCATCTCCTCAGTTTGGTGTAATTAATACTTTGTACCCACCAATGGATGACCCTCCACCTGAAAGCGAAATCGAGAGTGAACCTCAACAATGCGTATCAAGAATGTTCCATTTTTCGTCTTCTAATTTGGGCAGACTCAAAGATATTGTTGTAAAGGGCTCAGGTGTACAGAATCCAACTCGCGTTGAAGTCGCCACAGCGCTTCTTCATAAATGCGGAGTACTAGCATCATCAACCTCAGCAGAAAATCATCCAGCTGGCATGTTTAAACCATCTCTGTTGGTCCATATAATGAATTTACGCCCACCATTGCCCCTAAAAGCAATTGGAAATGCTGTTTCTTCCTTTAGCGTGACAGCAACAATGAAAGATGAGATACATGTTCCCATCTTTGTTGATAAACTACGAAAGGCTAAACAACATTCTCGGGACAAATTCAGGGATATAAAGCCAAACCAGCTATTCTCACACTCGCTTGAAAGATCCAAAGAGGCTGCAGAAATGTTAAAAAGTAATGATATTTATTTCTGCAGCAGCCATTGCAATTTTGGGTTGTATACGATTGATTTTGGATGGGGTCGGCCCATAAGAGTGACCCCAACATCATATCCAAGACAAAATGGCGTTATTTTCTTGGATGATCAAAGTGGAGAAGGGATAAATGTACTAATCAATTTGGCAGAAGCTGATATGTTAATATTTCAGCGTGACGAAGAGCTCCTAGAGTTTGCTTCTCCTATTCATCAGTCGCCGCAATAA
- the LOC132065472 gene encoding protein transport protein SEC23 D yields the protein MAVRATVIRFPGDQDALEESGLPWGVTVSPFATKDENGNPPVYGSDGHQLPRCENCWAYYNTYCEQEQWAWTCSLCGTLNGLSSQAITRYSLPESCPENVSSFIDLELPMEESEEMPARPVYVAAVDLASSEEFLELVKSALLAALEALGPGSLFGLATFSHKIGLYDVQGPIPVVKNVFIPHDSDGTVSMGLQDVMPLLSFLAPVDTCKDRIASALETLRPTTSWERNSGAGQGLDGVFLGGRGFGSAMEALFSYLGSEYGNTFALARVFAFLSGAPDIGAGQLDTRRYGEQYASRREDADRALLPEQTPFYKDLAAVAVQSGVCVDIFAVTNEYTDLASLKFLSIESGGSLFLYTSTDDSTLPQDMYRMLSRPYAFNCVLRLRTSSEFQPSHSYGHFFPDPQYENVQHIICCDSFATYAYDFEFANNVGFSRHTAELPMLQIAFQYTVVVPPDELANTGSNSTTRTKHSLKRRLRIRTLQFGVAHSINEIYDSVDSEVVLTLLVHKVILASLEQGVREGRMLLHDWLVVLTAQYNDACKLIQSGHGGSTGVHIDVAFSQCPQLQPLPRLVFALLRNPLLRLHEEGVHPDYRIYLQCLFRY from the exons ATGGCGGTGCGTGCAACAGTTATCCGGTTTCCCGGTGACCAAGATGCACTAGAAGAATCAGGGTTACCATGGGGTGTAACAGTTTCACCGTTTGCTACAAAGGATGAAAACGGTAACCCACCAGTTTATGGATCGGACGGTCATCAATTACCGAGATGTGAGAATTGTTGGGCTTATTATAATACATATTGTGAACAAGAACAATGGGCTTGGACTTGTTCACTTTGTGGCACACTTAATGGACTTTCTAGTCAGGCAATTACTCGGTATTCTTTGCCTGAATCTTGCCCCGAAAATGTGTCTTCGTTTATTGATCTTGAATTGCCAA TGGAAGAATCTGAGGAAATGCCGGCGCGGCCTGTGTATGTAGCGGCGGTTGATCTTGCTT CATCAGAGGAGTTTTTGGAACTTGTTAAAAGTGCTCTTTTAGCTGCTTTAGAAG CTCTTGGGCCTGGATCACTATTTGGCCTGGCCACATTCAGCCATAAAATAGGTTTGTATGATGTTCAAGGCCCCATTCCAGTGGTGAAGAATGTTTTCATTCCTCATGATTCTGATGGTACCGTGTCTATGGGACTTCAGGATGTCATGCCCCTATTGTCATTTTTAGCTCCA GTGGATACCTGTAAGGACCGCATAGCGTCAGCACTTGAAACTTTGAGGCCAACGACGTCATGGGAAAGGAATTCAGGTGCAGGTCAAGGTTTAGATGGAGTTTTCCTGGGTGGAAGGGGTTTTGGATCTGCAATGGAAGCCCTTTTCAGTTATCTTGGATCGGAATACGGAAATACATTTGCATTAG CTAGAGTTTTTGCTTTTCTTTCGGGCGCTCCTGATATTGGAGCAGGTCAACTAGATACAAGACGGTATGGAGAGCAGTACGCTAGTAGAAGAGAGGATGCGGATCGAGCTTTACTTCCTGAACAAACTCCATTCTATAAAGATCTG GCTGCCGTGGCTGTTCAATCAGGTGTTTGTGTAGACATATTTGCTGTGACAAATGAGTATACTGATTTAGCATCACTGAAGTTTCTGAGTATTGAGAGTGGAGGCTCCTTATTTTTGTATACGAGCACTGATGACTCCACACTTCCTCAAGACAT GTACCGCATGTTAAGTCGACCATATGCTTTTAATTGTGTCCTAAGGCTGAGGACTTCGTCGGAATTTCAACCGAGTCATTCT TATGGGCATTTCTTCCCAGATCCACAATATGAAAATGTCCAGCACATAATTTGTTGTGATTCTTTCGCTACATATGCGTACGATTTTGAATTTGCAAATAATGTTGGATTTTCCAG GCATACTGCAGAATTGCCTATGCTGCAAATTGCTTTTCAGTATACTGTTGTTGTCCCACCAGATGAACTTGCAAATACAGGGTCAAATTCTACAACAAG AACAAAGCATTCTCTCAAAAGGAGATTAAGGATTCGAACTCTTCAGTTTGGAGTAGCTCACAGCATAAATGAGATTTATGATAGTGTTGATTCTGAAGTGGTGCTTACATTACTTGTCCACAAG GTTATTCTAGCCTCGTTGGAGCAAGGCGTTCGAGAGGGCAGAATGTTACTTCACGATTGGCTTGTTGTTCTTACGGCTCAGTATAATGATGCTTGCAAACTTATTCAGTCTGGGCATGGAGGTTCAACAGGCGTTCACATTGATGTTGCATTCTCTCAATGTCCTCAACTGCAACCTTTGCCCCGTTTGGTTTTTGCTCTATTACGAAATCCTCTTCTCCGTTTACACGAAGAAGGCGTGCATCCTGACTACCGAATATATCTTCAGTGTCTCTTTAGGTATTGA